The DNA sequence TGACAGGGAGGCAGCGCCATATTGCCGATTTCAGACACATTCCACGCATTGACAATCAGCCTTCTAGAATCAGGATTACTCTTGATTGAGCTGATCAGCTCACTGATCTGGTCAACCGTTTTACCATCCGCACCGGTCCATGATCTCCATTGATGGCCATATACAGGTCCGAGATTCCCTTCCTCATCGGCCCACTCATTCCAGATCCTGACCCCGTTATCCTGAAGATATTTCACATTGGTGTCTCCATTCAGAAACCAAAGAAGCTCATGGATGATCGACCTGAGATGCAGCTTCTTTGTGGTGACCAATGGGAAGCCTTCCTTCAGATCGAATCGCATCTGATACCCGAAAGTGCTGATTGTGCCGGTTCCCGTCCTGTCTTCTTTGATTGTACCCTTTTCCAGGACATGCCTGCAAAGCTGTAAATACTGCTCCATTCCATTGACCTCCTCATATGAATCTATTAATTAAGTGTACTGAAAAATTGCCAGGTGAGCGGAGCTTTTTCTTTTAAGCGCAGGCGCTCTTCTCCTCCCATATAATACA is a window from the Bacillus infantis NRRL B-14911 genome containing:
- a CDS encoding thymidylate synthase, producing the protein MEQYLQLCRHVLEKGTIKEDRTGTGTISTFGYQMRFDLKEGFPLVTTKKLHLRSIIHELLWFLNGDTNVKYLQDNGVRIWNEWADEEGNLGPVYGHQWRSWTGADGKTVDQISELISSIKSNPDSRRLIVNAWNVSEIGNMALPPCHCLFQFYVADGKLSCQLYQRSADVFLGVPFNIASYALLTHMVAHVCDLEPGEFIHSFGDVHIYRNHLEQVNLQLSREPFKLPQLKFARKVEDIFSFKYEDFILEGYESHPHIKGVVSV